In the genome of Scyliorhinus torazame isolate Kashiwa2021f chromosome 27, sScyTor2.1, whole genome shotgun sequence, one region contains:
- the timm29 gene encoding mitochondrial import inner membrane translocase subunit Tim29, with amino-acid sequence MAALWRRFRSSAPGAGPGLWSRIRNSKLGFWTRSLVNDYKEACKEIVVGARDHPGKAGFYCTLLTGACVCGYKTPCDKSFHASLLESSNQLLILSPWVRNSRADRHVQNLVTAKNQGRLRHQNMLLFSLVYTAPYDAKTSIYNAQCEYLKPRWLDFPNRVLDIGFFGKWWILSSKMRDWDINDDEFVYLPAELQTVTSQNLHSAENERLFELKFQAVILGEEDTQVGGGG; translated from the exons ATGGCGGCGCTGTGGCGGCGCTTCCGCTCCTCGGCTCCCGGAGCCGGGCCGGGGCTTTGGAGCCGAATCCGAAACAGCAAACTGG GTTTCTGGACACGGAGTCTTGTTAATGATTACAAAGAAGCCTGCAAAGAGATTGTTGTAGGAGCCAGAGATCACCCAGGCAAAGCAGGTTTTTACTGCACGCTCCTCACAGGGGCATGTGTTTGTGGATACAAAACCCCCTGTGACAAATCGTTTCATGCCTCTCTGTTGGAGTCATCCAACCAGCTTTTGATCCTTTCTCCTTGGGTCCGGAACAGCCGGGCAGACCGGCATGTCCAGAATCTGGTGACCGCCAAAAACCAGGGTCGACTCCGGCACCAAAACATGCTGCTCTTCTCTCTGGTGTACACGGCTCCATATGATGCAAAGACCAGTATATACAATGCACAGTGTGAGTATTTGAAACCACGGTGGTTAGACTTTCCAAATAGGGTTTTAGACATTGGTTTTTTTGGGAAATGGTGGATACTTAGTTCAAAAATGAGAGACTGGGACATTAATGATGATGAGTTTGTTTACTTGCCTGCTGAGCTGCAGACTGTCACATCACAAAATCTCCACTCGGCTGAGAACGAGAGACTATTTGAATTAAAGTTCCAGGCCGTCATTCTTGGTGAAGAGGACACACAGGTGGGGGGAGGAGGCTGA